In the genome of Pongo pygmaeus isolate AG05252 chromosome 9, NHGRI_mPonPyg2-v2.0_pri, whole genome shotgun sequence, one region contains:
- the HMBS gene encoding porphobilinogen deaminase isoform X2 produces MSTTGDKILDTALSKIGEKSLFTKELEHALEKNEVDLVVHSLKDLPTVLPPGFTIGAICKRENPHDAVVFHPKFAGKTLETLPEKSVVGTSSLRRAAQLQRKFPHLEFRSIRGNLNTRLRKLDEQQEFSAIILATAGLQRMGWHNRVGQILHPEECMYAVGQGALGVEVRAKDQDILDLVGVLHDPETLLRCIAERAFLRHLEGGCSVPVAVHTAMKDGQLYLTGGVWSLDGSDSIQETMQATIHVPAQHEDGPEDDPQLVGITARNIPRGPQLAAQNLGISLANLLLSKGAKNILDVARQLNDAH; encoded by the exons ATGTCCACCACAGGGGACAAGATTCTTGATACCGCACTCTCTAAG ATTGGAGAGAAGAGCCTGTTTACCAAGGAGCTTGAACATGCCCTGGAGAAGAATGA AGTGGACCTGGTTGTTCATTCCTTGAAGGACCTGCCCACTGTGCTTCCTCCTGGCTTCACCATCGGAGCCATTTGCAA gcGGGAAAACCCTCATGATGCTGTTGTCTTTCACCCAAAATTTGCTGGGAAGACCCTAGAAACCCTGCCAGAGAAGAG TGTGGTGGGAACCAGCTCCCTGCGGAGAGCAGCCCAGCTGCAGAGAAAGTTCCCGCATCTGGAGTTCAGGAGTATT CGGGGAAACCTCAACACCCGGCTTCGGAAGCTGGACGAGCAGCAGGAGTTCAGTGCCATCATCCTGGCAACAGCTGGCCTGCAGCGCATGGGCTGGCACAACCGGGTGGGGCAG ATCCTGCACCCTGAGGAATGCATGTATGCTGTGGGCCAG GGGGCCTTGGGCGTGGAAGTCCGAGCCAAGGACCAGGACATCTTGGATCTGGTGGGTGTGCTGCACGATCCCGAGACTCTGCTTCGCTGCATCGCTGAAAGGGCCTTCCTGAGGCACCTG gaaggaggctgcagtgtgccagtAGCCGTGCATACAGCTATGAAGGATGGGCAA CTGTACCTGACTGGAGGAGTCTGGAGTCTAGACGGCTCAGATAGCATACAAGAGACCATGCAGGCtaccatccatgtccctgcccaG CATGAAGATGGCCCTGAGGATGACCCACAGTTGGTAGGCATCACTGCTCGTAACATTCCACGAGGGCCCCAGTTGGCTGCCCAGAACTTGggcatcagcctggccaacttgctGCTGAGCAAAGGAGCCAAAAACATCCTGGATGTTGCACGGCAGCTTAACGATGCCCATTAA
- the LOC129007487 gene encoding histone H2AX: MSGRGKTGGKARAKAKSRSSRAGLQFPVGRVHRLLRKGHYAERVGAGAPVYLAAVLEYLTAEILELAGNAARDNKKTRIIPRHLQLAIRNDEELNKLLGGVTIAQGGVLPNIQAVLLPKKTSATVGPKAPSGGKKATQASQEY; the protein is encoded by the coding sequence ATGTCGGGCCGCGGCAAGACTGGCGGCAAGGCCCGCGCCAAGGCCAAGTCGCGCTCGTCGCGCGCGGGCCTCCAGTTCCCAGTGGGCCGTGTGCACCGGCTGCTGCGGAAGGGCCACTACGCCGAGCGCGTTGGCGCCGGCGCGCCAGTGTACCTGGCGGCAGTGCTGGAGTACCTCACCGCTGAGATCCTGGAGCTGGCGGGCAATGCGGCCCGCGACAACAAGAAGACGCGAATCATCCCCCGCCACCTGCAGCTGGCCATCCGCAACGACGAGGAGCTCAACAAGCTGCTGGGCGGCGTGACGATCGCCCAGGGAGGCGTCCTGCCCAACATCCAGGCCGTGCTGCTGCCCAAGAAGACCAGCGCCACCGTGGGGCCGAAGGCGCCCTCGGGCGGCAAGAAGGCCACCCAGGCCTCCCAGGAGTACTAA
- the HMBS gene encoding porphobilinogen deaminase isoform X1, with protein sequence MSGNGNAAATAEENSPKMRVIRVGTRKSQLARIQTDSVVATLKALYPGLQFEIIAMSTTGDKILDTALSKIGEKSLFTKELEHALEKNEVDLVVHSLKDLPTVLPPGFTIGAICKRENPHDAVVFHPKFAGKTLETLPEKSVVGTSSLRRAAQLQRKFPHLEFRSIRGNLNTRLRKLDEQQEFSAIILATAGLQRMGWHNRVGQILHPEECMYAVGQGALGVEVRAKDQDILDLVGVLHDPETLLRCIAERAFLRHLEGGCSVPVAVHTAMKDGQLYLTGGVWSLDGSDSIQETMQATIHVPAQHEDGPEDDPQLVGITARNIPRGPQLAAQNLGISLANLLLSKGAKNILDVARQLNDAH encoded by the exons ATGTCTGGTAACGGCAATGCGGCTGCAACGGCG GAAGAAAACAGCCCAAAGATGAGAGTGATTCGTGTGGGTACCCGCAAGAGCCAG CTTGCTCGCATACAGACGGACAGTGTGGTGGCAACATTGAAAGCCTTGTACCCTGGCCTGCAGTTTGAAATCA TTGCTATGTCCACCACAGGGGACAAGATTCTTGATACCGCACTCTCTAAG ATTGGAGAGAAGAGCCTGTTTACCAAGGAGCTTGAACATGCCCTGGAGAAGAATGA AGTGGACCTGGTTGTTCATTCCTTGAAGGACCTGCCCACTGTGCTTCCTCCTGGCTTCACCATCGGAGCCATTTGCAA gcGGGAAAACCCTCATGATGCTGTTGTCTTTCACCCAAAATTTGCTGGGAAGACCCTAGAAACCCTGCCAGAGAAGAG TGTGGTGGGAACCAGCTCCCTGCGGAGAGCAGCCCAGCTGCAGAGAAAGTTCCCGCATCTGGAGTTCAGGAGTATT CGGGGAAACCTCAACACCCGGCTTCGGAAGCTGGACGAGCAGCAGGAGTTCAGTGCCATCATCCTGGCAACAGCTGGCCTGCAGCGCATGGGCTGGCACAACCGGGTGGGGCAG ATCCTGCACCCTGAGGAATGCATGTATGCTGTGGGCCAG GGGGCCTTGGGCGTGGAAGTCCGAGCCAAGGACCAGGACATCTTGGATCTGGTGGGTGTGCTGCACGATCCCGAGACTCTGCTTCGCTGCATCGCTGAAAGGGCCTTCCTGAGGCACCTG gaaggaggctgcagtgtgccagtAGCCGTGCATACAGCTATGAAGGATGGGCAA CTGTACCTGACTGGAGGAGTCTGGAGTCTAGACGGCTCAGATAGCATACAAGAGACCATGCAGGCtaccatccatgtccctgcccaG CATGAAGATGGCCCTGAGGATGACCCACAGTTGGTAGGCATCACTGCTCGTAACATTCCACGAGGGCCCCAGTTGGCTGCCCAGAACTTGggcatcagcctggccaacttgctGCTGAGCAAAGGAGCCAAAAACATCCTGGATGTTGCACGGCAGCTTAACGATGCCCATTAA